ACACCAGTAAAATAGAGGGCACCGGTAGCTTTCTCCTGTGCAAAAGCAGCCTGCCCCAAAAAAACAATTGCTAATGCCAATAAAAGGAACCCTTGTAGTAATTCTTTGTAGCTCATTTGTAAATAGTTAACTTCTCCTAAATTAAAATCTTAATTTCTAAAACTCCAAGTCCCGTACTATTATACCTAACTTCTTAAGCGCATCCAGGGCATTATCACCAATTTCCTTGGTTCTAACTTCATCTGCGCCTACTGCTCGTGCAAATTGCACACCATGACCACGCCCAATTTTGAAATAGGGATTCTCCACTACAACTCTTTGTATCTCCTTCCCATTTTTATAATCAGTCACCAAATACTCAGGAGCACCAAAATCTTCGTAAATCTCTCCTTCCCGGTAAGGTGTAAGAACTCGACGCCCTTGCTTGTCTGGACCAATCTTGTCCAAAGGCTCATCACACTTTCCTCTAAACATCCTTATCCTACGACCTTCTCCTTTGATTTGAATCGTCACATATTCTAAGCGCGAGACCTTATCAATCAAAGTTCTCTGCAAATCATGAATTAAATCATCTACCCGACCCATCTTTACATTCTCGGGAATCTTAATTTCCAGCTCTGCCGAAGTCCGAGAACCAATTTTTCTTGTTTTTAAATCCACCACCTCTACCTGCTCTTCCGCACAAATTTTTCGAATCTCCTTTTCTGCCTCTAAATCTGCTACATCCAAAAGGTTCTCTCCAACTTCTTTACCCAACTCAAATGTTTCATAAAGAATATAAATACCCACACCAAGTGCTGTAAGACTATCCGCAATTGGAAAATACCGTGCCAAGCCTATTCCAAGAAAAGCAGCCCCAGAAGAAAATACGTCTACACGAGAATGCTTGCCATCTGCAATAAGCGCTAAGGACTCTTGCTCCTGTCCAACACGAATCTTAAGCCGCGCCATCACCTCATTTACAACAACAGAAGCTGCCATTACAACTAAAGAGAGAAGTCCACTAATAGGCTCATATTCTCCTGCCAATAAAGAATTTACCGCTTCCCTAACAATTTCAACACCAGCCAATCCAATAAAAATAACCACGATTAAACTAGCCAACACCTCTGCCTGACCCCAACCGTATGGATGACGCTTGGTTGGCTTTTTCTCAGCCACTCGTATTCCCAAATAAGTTATTCCTGAAGAAACAAAATCAATACTAGAGTGTAAGCCCTCCGCAACCAACGCGGAACTCCCCGCTGCCAAACCCGTAACTGCCTTGGCTATGCCCATGACACCGTTTACAGCTGTACTAATTATAGAAACTGACTGTTTGCTTAACATTGTTTATCGTGAGCGACCCTTCGTCACTCGCAGGCCCGCTCCTCAGAATGATTGCATAAAATTTCCTAACTGTCCTTTAGAATACATTTCAACTAACTTTCTTGAATAAGGAATTTCGTATTCAACTCGGGCATCGAATTCTTCTGCAATACAATCGATAAGTTTGCGATTACCTAGATCAGCTTGGTTTAAAACTATTTTTGCAGGTACCTCTAATTTTTCCAAAAGTTCCAAAATGAGTTTCAAATCGTGAGCACCCAGTGGGGTAGGCTCAGTAACTGCATAAGCCTTATCCACTTCCCAAAGGGCTCTAATTACGGAACAGTGTAAGCCTGGCGCTGTATCTAATAGTAAATAATCTGCTCCTACTTTCTTCGCAAACTCCTCTGCATATTTCCTAACTTCAGCAACAACAGGCCCTGTTTCTTCTACTATTCCTACTGATCTTCCTGTAACTAACCAGTAAATTTGTTTTTCCAAACCAGCCGATTCCTCAACCTCCGAGGCTTCTGCAGATCCAACCTCGGAGGTTTTCCTCGACTGGTCTACAAAAACCTCTCCGGTTACCTTTTCTTCAACTTCAATTGCACCTACCGGACAAATGCTCCAACACAAACCACAGCCTGCACAAAGCTCCAACATAAAAACAGGGTAGCCTTTTTTTTCCTCTCCAGAATCTGACTTAGTTTGGGGCTGAAAAATCGCGTTGTCGGGGCACTTTTGAACGCATAACCCACATTTAGTGCACTTTTCCTTATCCAACTTAGGAAATTTTGCATAAACTCTTTTCTTCACATCTCCCAACTGCAACCCCAACAAGAGGTAATCGTTCGGACACTCAACATCCAAATCTGCAAGAACAACTTTCTTGCCAGCACTCCTTAATTTATTAGCTAACAAAATAGCAAAGGTGGATTTTCCAACCCCACCCTTGCCGCCTGTTATTGCAACAACTTCCATATTTAGAACCTAGAAAGAACGCTGTCTTTAAACCTCCTTATATTATCACGTATAAGCCCTTCTTCCGCTTTAAAAACGCTAATACTTAGTTCCTCGAACAATTTTGCTGCTTTATGCCCTAATCCAAAACAAACTACATCTGTCACCTCATGCTGATACAAAAATCTTGGTGGCAAAATTTCCTTCCCCGCTACTTCTGGGTTTGCGTATATTTCGTTACTACCACTTTCCATATCGTAAACCAAAAAGTTTTGAGCCCGCCCAAAGTGTTCCGCAATTTCCGCGTCAATATTATCACCATTAGTAGAAAACGCTACCCTAGTCACATATTCCCCCTCCTTCTACCAATATGTCCTTTTCCGCCCTTAGCAGCCGGACCCTGTCCCGAACCACTACCTGGGGGACCAGACCCACGACCCCCACGAGAAGAAGCAGGTTCCACTAACGTTAACTCCCGCGCATTAAAAGCCTCTAAAGCCTTCTCTCCAGTTTTACCCGCAGCACCTGCATACGCTTTTATTCCAAACCTGTCAAGAGCAAAAAGAGCATTTGGACCAACATTCCCAGTAATAACAATATCGCAACCTGCTTCTGAAACAATCTGAGCAGCACCCACACCTGCTCCCCGAGATGCTCGATTGCTTGGATTCTCAACAACCTTTACATCTTCACCTTCTGTGTCAACAATTAAGAAATAAGGACAACGACCAAACCGAGGGCTAACTGGCGCTTCTAAATTTTCACCTGTCGATGTAATACATATATTCAATGTAAATCACCTCCAAACTAACCCAAAAATCCTAAATTCGAAATCCTAAATACTAAACAAAGCTTAAAATTTCTAATTACACTAAGTGAACTAATTAACCTAATCAAACCACAATGACCCAATTTCTAGTTCTAAAGCTTTAAAAAAATAGTTTCGGTAACTAGAGAAATTGGCTATTGATCAGAATAACCTGTCTGCCGACAAGGCAGGTTAGGAATAATTAGACTAATTAGGTCAATTTATCCTAATTCTTCCTTACCATCTTTGTCCCACACTTTGGACACTCAACTTTAGGACAAGGAACTCCTGCTTTATGGGCAACAGTATGACCGCAACTAGGACACTCACAAGTTCCCCCCGGACCAGCAGCATAAGGACCACCCATTCGCCCACGACCACCACCTCTACCTCCCCGCCCTGAGCCTTGTCGAAGGGTAACCATCTTGTAATCACCCCCCTTCACACTAATAGCTTTTCCCTCTACAAGAGCTTCGGCAATTTTCCTTCTACCTTCCGCAAGCACACGATGTAAGGTACTTTGGGAAATGCCCATTTGCTCCGCTGCTTCAGTTTGGTTCGTTCTTTTTAAATCAGCTAGACGCAGCGCCTCCAACTCTTCTAAACTCAAATCAACCTCTTCCAGCTCCGACAAAGGCACACCCCGAGGTTTAAAATAAGTAACATCGGGATTAAACCTAATTTTCCTTACTTTTTTTGGTCTTGGCATATCAAAAGATCCCTATGACAAACTAATAATACCTACGCCCGCCAAGCCTTAAAAAATTTTTAAGGCTGAGGCGGGTTCTTTTTACTCCTTGTCTTGCAATTCGCTTTCGTATTCCTTAAGAGCCTTTAACTCCTCTTCCAAAAATCTCCTATACTCTCGAAGGTCTTCTAAACTTTCTTTCTTAGAATAAGCACGGCCTCGTCCAAAAAAACCTCCCAAACGCCCCATACCGTACCCCAACCCGCGCCGTAGCCCAAACCGCCTAAAACCAAAACCCCGCCGAAATCCTAAACCCCCACCGCATGGTCCCAAGCCTCTTCCAGTTAATGGGCCTTCTCCGCGAGGTCCTGTTCCATCAAATCCTGGCATATTTTTTTTCACCTCCTTATTAGAGCTTCTTAATGAGTAACACAAATTTAGAAGCTCTTATACCCCTCGAAGCCTTGGCGAAGTGGGGTTATGTCTCCACAAAGCGCCCAAAGCAACACGAGGAAATAACCAATAAATAACTACCAATATTATATTGAATAATTATTCACTTGTCAATTTGTTCCATAAGGTTTAAAAGAGGATTCTGCCAGGAAATCTCCGCTTGCCTACCCTTGTTAATCAAAACTTACAGTGTAGCCTCCAACACCATTAGCTACACGAAGGTAAAAGTAAGGAGAGTCAAAACTTTCACCAAAAGTAAAACTTTCATATGCTGTAGAACCAAGGTCATCTACATACCAAATTTCCTGCTGATCAGAATCTAAGATTTGAACAGCCATATCTTTAGAATCTTGTTCTGTAGCAAAGGTTAGTTCTTCCCCTGCTTCCGGAACTACTCGGTACCAGTCATCTTCATCAAAATCCCCTACCACCCCCCGAAAAAGATTCTTCTCAACCGCAACTGCAGTAGCTGCGTCTGTTCCAGCATCTCCCCCAGATTCCCCGTCATTCTGACTTTCAAAACTAATTTCCAATTCGTAAACACCAGGGCCAAAAGAAACTTGTAAATAATAGGTTCCTCCGGACTCACTACTCATTAACTTAGCAGCTTCTAAAGGTTCTCCCGGAAATATACCATCCTCAAACCAAATTTCTTCTTGTTCAGGATCCAAAAGTTGCAAAGCCATAGGCTGTGAACCCGCACTCGGGGTTAAAGAGAACCGCAGTAAATTTCCGTCGGGAACAGTAAACTTAAAACTATCTTTATCCCCATCACCTAAACTACCCTTTACAGTTCCGGAACTAATCTGGGTAGCATCAACGGGTTTGTCGTTAGGTTCCAATTCCTCCATATCTCGAGTGGATTCTGTGGTGGTAGGTTCCTGCTCTTCAAAATGCTGCGAAGGCTCGCGCAAGAAATACCAATAAACTAGAAAGGATGCGCTTAACAGAAGAAAGATAGCTACAAGTAAGCTAATAATTGGAGATCGCTTTTTCCCAGAAGTGGGAGAAGTCATAATTCGCTGTCCCCATAGTAACTGAGAAACAGCTTGGATGTCAAGCTAACAGCAAACCAAACAAAATGATTCTTAATTGAAAAAGTGAGCCAGCTCCAGTATTATCTAATTAATAAATATGGAAAAAGAAGCAGTAATTGGAGTGTGCGGTTTAGCATGCTCCGAATGTCCAAAATTCAAAGCAGACGAATGCTTCGGCTGTAGCCCAAAAATACCTGCAGATATTTGTCCTTTGCCCTCGTGCGCTAAAGAACGGGGAATTAATCTTTGTTTTAAGTGTAAAGAATTTCCGTGCAAAAAGAATTACAAAAAAGGACCAATAGTTTCTGAGCTTTTGGACTACTGGAAAGGAGATTAGCTGTGAAAGTCTTGCACAAGAATCAGTCTGAAAAGCACGAAAACAGTACAACATGCATTGCTTACGAATATCCATTAGGTGACAAAGATATCAACGGAGCTGTTATTGAGCTGTCTGGCCGGTACCCAGACGAGGGACGTGTTATAAACCACAAGTGCAAGGAGTTGGCGTATATCATAAAGGGTTCGGGGCGCGTTGTGGTAGAAAGTGATGAAGTAAAACTTCGACCCGGATCCTTGATTCTCTTTGAACCTGGCGAGAGATACTTCTGGGAAGGAAATCTAGTAATGTTTGTCCCCTGCACACCGGCATGGTACCCAGAACAACACGAAGAAGTTTCTTAATTCCCCTTAAAGCGTAACGAGGCAGGTTCCCTCAGTAGCCATAAGCCAACCTGAGGGGCTGCCTCTTTATAATCACATTCCTTCCGGCATTAAATCCTCAGCCTGGTTTTGCAAATCTTCCAAATTACCCTGCATCATCTCTTGCATATCCATAAACTCAACATTGCTTGGGGGGTTAAATTTGCCCGCAGAAACTGTTGCTGGGCGACAATTATATTGCACATCAGTTGGAGGCTTTACAGCACCGACCTCGGAAGTACTACCGTCACCAGTATCGCTTTCCCCTTCCGCATACATCGCTTCGCTAGTGTCGTAACACATCTTAATTCCTTTTGCCTGGCCTTCGCTCCAACTCCACATACAATCATCCTTTGCAATAACTTTGGCTACTTGGCCTTCAGCATTAACTTCCGTATAAGTCTGGTCTCCCTTTACCCAAGAAGTTCCCGAATTTCCTTCCGCCTCCCAAGTGCACTTAAGAGACATTCCTAGCCCCACCATTTTTTGAAGAGTTCCTGTATAAGTCTTACTTTCCTGTGCCCTTTCACTTTGGGAACTAGGACCTCTAACAGTAACAGGCTGCCCGCCCGAACGTCCCAGAAAATACCAAGCGCCAACACCAGCCACTACTAAAACAGGCACTAAAATTAATAATATTTTCTTCACTTTTGTTCACCCCCTTCCACACGAATTGAATATAATTTCTAACATAGAAACCAACATGTCAAATTTAAAAGGAAAATGGACATGGTGAGTCTCTACCAACCAATTCCCACTAAACAAACAGCAAGAGGGCAAGGAGGAATATCAAGAAAAAGAAAACCCATGCAGCTGAATAAGCAACTAAACGAAGTGCGCTTTTTGGCTCCCCCTTCTCCCAAAACAACTTAATAGGGTAACCTAAAACAATAAGCGCACAAATTAAAGCGGAAAGAACAAAAAGAAGTAAAACAAGGAGAGGTCCTAAATAATTTGGAGCTACCCCAAAAACCTCGTTACCTTTCCAGAAGAAAAGCGCAACTAGTCCACAATAAAAGAAAACACCCAGAGCTTGTAAAAACCCAATGAACGGTAAAGAAGGTTTTTTCATAACTTACTCACGAACTTCAGACAACCCTAACCGCAGAATAACTTAATTCTACTGGAACTTCAGGAGAAAAGCAACTGAAAAGGAATAAGACAA
This DNA window, taken from Patescibacteria group bacterium, encodes the following:
- a CDS encoding cation diffusion facilitator family transporter — translated: MLSKQSVSIISTAVNGVMGIAKAVTGLAAGSSALVAEGLHSSIDFVSSGITYLGIRVAEKKPTKRHPYGWGQAEVLASLIVVIFIGLAGVEIVREAVNSLLAGEYEPISGLLSLVVMAASVVVNEVMARLKIRVGQEQESLALIADGKHSRVDVFSSGAAFLGIGLARYFPIADSLTALGVGIYILYETFELGKEVGENLLDVADLEAEKEIRKICAEEQVEVVDLKTRKIGSRTSAELEIKIPENVKMGRVDDLIHDLQRTLIDKVSRLEYVTIQIKGEGRRIRMFRGKCDEPLDKIGPDKQGRRVLTPYREGEIYEDFGAPEYLVTDYKNGKEIQRVVVENPYFKIGRGHGVQFARAVGADEVRTKEIGDNALDALKKLGIIVRDLEF
- a CDS encoding P-loop NTPase, producing the protein MEVVAITGGKGGVGKSTFAILLANKLRSAGKKVVLADLDVECPNDYLLLGLQLGDVKKRVYAKFPKLDKEKCTKCGLCVQKCPDNAIFQPQTKSDSGEEKKGYPVFMLELCAGCGLCWSICPVGAIEVEEKVTGEVFVDQSRKTSEVGSAEASEVEESAGLEKQIYWLVTGRSVGIVEETGPVVAEVRKYAEEFAKKVGADYLLLDTAPGLHCSVIRALWEVDKAYAVTEPTPLGAHDLKLILELLEKLEVPAKIVLNQADLGNRKLIDCIAEEFDARVEYEIPYSRKLVEMYSKGQLGNFMQSF
- a CDS encoding NifB/NifX family molybdenum-iron cluster-binding protein; its protein translation is MTRVAFSTNGDNIDAEIAEHFGRAQNFLVYDMESGSNEIYANPEVAGKEILPPRFLYQHEVTDVVCFGLGHKAAKLFEELSISVFKAEEGLIRDNIRRFKDSVLSRF
- a CDS encoding NifB/NifX family molybdenum-iron cluster-binding protein, with translation MNICITSTGENLEAPVSPRFGRCPYFLIVDTEGEDVKVVENPSNRASRGAGVGAAQIVSEAGCDIVITGNVGPNALFALDRFGIKAYAGAAGKTGEKALEAFNARELTLVEPASSRGGRGSGPPGSGSGQGPAAKGGKGHIGRRRGNM
- a CDS encoding DUF134 domain-containing protein, which encodes MPRPKKVRKIRFNPDVTYFKPRGVPLSELEEVDLSLEELEALRLADLKRTNQTEAAEQMGISQSTLHRVLAEGRRKIAEALVEGKAISVKGGDYKMVTLRQGSGRGGRGGGRGRMGGPYAAGPGGTCECPSCGHTVAHKAGVPCPKVECPKCGTKMVRKN
- a CDS encoding DUF5320 domain-containing protein: MPGFDGTGPRGEGPLTGRGLGPCGGGLGFRRGFGFRRFGLRRGLGYGMGRLGGFFGRGRAYSKKESLEDLREYRRFLEEELKALKEYESELQDKE
- a CDS encoding cupin domain-containing protein, producing the protein MKVLHKNQSEKHENSTTCIAYEYPLGDKDINGAVIELSGRYPDEGRVINHKCKELAYIIKGSGRVVVESDEVKLRPGSLILFEPGERYFWEGNLVMFVPCTPAWYPEQHEEVS